One Halolamina litorea genomic window carries:
- a CDS encoding ASCH domain-containing protein, with translation MSSDHSAQLIPSERMRQQALEGEVTQIHRGQAYASEGDTFEIDGVTFEIVDVTERKLGDMTDEDARAEGARDLDHYKEILEMSHDDFEWDDDSRIVRHRFERA, from the coding sequence ATGAGCAGCGACCACTCCGCACAACTGATCCCGAGCGAACGAATGCGACAACAGGCCCTCGAGGGCGAGGTCACCCAGATCCACCGCGGGCAGGCCTACGCCAGTGAGGGCGACACCTTCGAGATCGACGGCGTCACCTTCGAGATCGTCGACGTGACCGAGCGGAAACTCGGCGACATGACCGATGAGGACGCCCGCGCCGAGGGCGCCCGGGACCTCGACCACTACAAGGAGATCCTCGAGATGTCCCACGACGACTTCGAGTGGGACGACGACAGCCGGATCGTCCGCCATCGCTTCGAGCGCGCCTAA
- a CDS encoding type IV pilin N-terminal domain-containing protein: MPSQSEDRAISPVIGAALMIVIIVALAATVGVMALGISDSLQAPPPFAASEESVEVAIQGNETRHTLEVVHRGGDPVDADALTTTVDVGGRTVSIPATESDAGALNDGRWSVGERLTLDLNESVLCAGDADSASITLTYRGDGGTGYELSTQTVPIERGQFVIDGAEVRATAPYTANVKFVGTGWSAPNREAYVNVTVSVDDALEHAWRMVGDSDTLVGAYGVSRQESGTSLEIGAAGQQRQCSFFFGCTTSWVRVSSTDNTDNVRVYRDGDDAPDFGGADEQQSAAAYVDPYVENGSISLRDNQAIYLFDFNDDNHDYQDAVVLVSFFTQQDRPGVYESRERNVVLCPSETRSASANGNENGNGNDA; encoded by the coding sequence ATGCCGTCCCAGTCAGAGGACCGTGCGATCTCGCCCGTCATCGGCGCGGCCCTCATGATCGTGATCATCGTTGCGCTGGCGGCCACGGTCGGGGTGATGGCCCTCGGCATCAGCGACTCCCTACAGGCGCCGCCGCCGTTCGCCGCCAGCGAGGAGAGCGTCGAGGTCGCCATCCAGGGCAACGAGACCCGACACACGCTGGAGGTCGTCCACCGTGGCGGCGACCCCGTCGACGCCGACGCGCTGACGACGACGGTCGATGTCGGCGGGCGGACCGTCAGCATTCCCGCCACCGAGAGCGACGCTGGCGCGCTGAACGACGGTCGGTGGAGCGTCGGGGAACGGCTCACCCTCGACCTGAACGAGTCGGTGCTCTGTGCGGGCGACGCCGACTCGGCGTCGATCACCCTGACCTACCGCGGTGACGGCGGTACCGGCTACGAACTCTCGACGCAGACGGTACCGATCGAACGCGGGCAGTTCGTCATCGACGGCGCCGAGGTCCGGGCCACCGCCCCCTACACGGCGAACGTGAAGTTCGTCGGCACCGGCTGGTCGGCCCCGAACCGGGAGGCGTACGTGAACGTCACCGTCAGCGTCGACGACGCCCTCGAACACGCGTGGCGGATGGTCGGCGACAGCGACACGCTGGTCGGCGCCTACGGCGTCTCCCGACAGGAGTCGGGGACCAGCCTGGAGATCGGGGCCGCGGGCCAGCAGCGCCAGTGTTCCTTCTTCTTCGGCTGTACCACCAGTTGGGTCCGAGTGAGTAGCACCGACAACACCGACAACGTCCGGGTGTACCGCGACGGCGACGACGCCCCCGACTTCGGCGGCGCCGACGAACAGCAGTCCGCCGCGGCGTACGTCGACCCGTACGTCGAGAACGGTTCGATCTCGCTTCGGGACAACCAGGCGATCTACCTCTTCGACTTCAACGATGACAACCACGACTACCAGGACGCGGTCGTGTTGGTCTCCTTTTTCACCCAGCAGGATCGACCCGGCGTCTACGAGTCGCGGGAGCGGAACGTGGTGCTCTGTCCGTCCGAGACACGGTCGGCAAGCGCGAACGGGAACGAGAACGGGAACGGGAACGACGCCTGA
- a CDS encoding ABC transporter ATP-binding protein, with product MPAIQTHRVSKRYGDVTAVDRVDLTVEKGEIFGFLGHNGAGKSTVINMLLDFARPTEGRVEVFGMDAREESVAVREHMGVLPEGYDVYDRLTGRQHLQFAAESKGVEVEPVALAERVGIRDAIDRPAGGYSKGMAQRLVLGMALIGEPDLLILDEPTSGLDPGGARRMREIIHEENERGATVFFSSHILEQIEAVCDRVGIMHEGRLQAVDTIDALRDAVAGGTKLRVTVDDPSEAHLDTIEGVDGVDAAWIEDEAFSVTCPNDVKMDVLVALDDAGVDVLDFSTEEASLEDLFVEYTREGGQ from the coding sequence ATGCCGGCAATCCAGACACATCGCGTCTCCAAGCGATACGGGGACGTCACGGCGGTCGACCGGGTCGACCTCACGGTCGAGAAGGGAGAGATATTCGGCTTCCTCGGCCACAACGGCGCCGGGAAGTCGACGGTGATCAACATGCTGCTCGACTTCGCGCGGCCCACCGAGGGCCGCGTCGAGGTGTTCGGCATGGACGCCCGCGAGGAGAGCGTCGCCGTGCGGGAGCACATGGGCGTGCTGCCGGAGGGCTACGACGTCTACGACCGCCTCACCGGTCGCCAGCACCTCCAGTTCGCCGCGGAGTCGAAGGGCGTCGAGGTGGAACCGGTGGCGCTGGCCGAGCGCGTCGGCATCCGGGACGCCATCGACCGCCCGGCCGGCGGCTACTCGAAGGGGATGGCCCAACGGCTGGTGCTCGGAATGGCCCTGATCGGTGAGCCCGACCTGTTGATCCTCGACGAACCGACCTCGGGGCTCGATCCGGGCGGCGCCCGACGGATGCGCGAGATCATCCACGAGGAGAACGAACGCGGCGCGACCGTCTTCTTCTCCAGTCACATCCTCGAACAGATCGAGGCGGTCTGTGACCGCGTGGGCATCATGCACGAGGGGCGGCTACAGGCCGTCGACACCATCGACGCGCTGCGGGACGCCGTGGCGGGCGGGACGAAGCTCCGCGTGACCGTCGACGACCCGAGCGAGGCCCACCTCGACACGATAGAGGGCGTCGACGGCGTCGACGCGGCATGGATCGAGGACGAGGCGTTCTCGGTCACCTGTCCGAACGACGTGAAGATGGACGTGCTGGTCGCGCTCGACGACGCCGGCGTCGACGTGCTCGACTTCTCCACCGAGGAGGCCTCGCTGGAGGACCTGTTCGTGGAGTACACTCGCGAGGGAGGGCAGTGA
- a CDS encoding NAD(P)H-hydrate dehydratase: MITSRRMAAVDRNASALGVPLRALMESSGNAVARRVRDLTDPGDRVALACGRGNNGGDALVAARFLTDRDVRVHLLGRPESITTDVARANWDALDSAGIDAEAVGDSREFALDDPDLIVDAMLGTGITGDLREPESSVARAITDAGAPVLAVDVPSGVDPDSGDATPGAVDAEHVVTFHDLKPGLADHPDVTVADIGIPAAAEEVVGPGDVAVLGGVGDHKGDSGRTFVIGGGPYTGAPALAAGASLSAGADLAFVACPESVFEPIAGYSEDLIVQPYGDGGDTDDAADHLTPAQVPALVDTAERHDDTVVLGPGLGRHPETEEAARQFLADYSGTAVVDADALALVPEVDTDAELLLTPNRSELAELGGPETDDLVAAAEEIRDLAAELGHTVLAKGTVDVITDGETVRRCRAGTPGMTVGGTGDTLAGVVAALLARAESFEAACVGSYVNGRAAELLDRGKGLRATELQETIPVALEGDDDA, translated from the coding sequence ATGATCACGAGCCGACGCATGGCCGCCGTCGACCGCAACGCTTCGGCGCTCGGCGTCCCGTTGCGCGCGCTGATGGAGTCCTCGGGCAACGCCGTCGCCCGGCGAGTCCGCGACCTCACCGACCCGGGCGACCGCGTAGCGCTCGCCTGTGGCCGCGGCAACAACGGCGGCGACGCGCTCGTTGCCGCGCGCTTCCTCACGGACCGCGACGTTCGCGTCCACCTGCTCGGCCGTCCCGAGAGCATCACGACCGACGTCGCCCGGGCGAACTGGGACGCTCTCGACAGCGCCGGGATCGACGCCGAGGCCGTCGGTGACTCCCGCGAGTTCGCCCTCGACGACCCCGACCTGATCGTCGACGCGATGCTCGGCACGGGGATCACCGGCGACCTCCGGGAGCCTGAATCCAGCGTCGCCCGTGCGATCACCGACGCCGGGGCGCCGGTCCTCGCCGTCGACGTTCCCTCCGGCGTCGACCCCGATTCGGGCGACGCCACACCGGGCGCCGTCGACGCCGAGCACGTCGTCACCTTCCACGACCTGAAACCCGGTCTCGCCGACCACCCCGACGTGACCGTCGCCGATATCGGCATCCCGGCCGCGGCCGAGGAGGTCGTCGGACCGGGCGACGTAGCCGTCCTCGGCGGCGTCGGCGACCACAAGGGCGACAGCGGGCGGACGTTCGTGATCGGCGGCGGGCCCTACACCGGCGCGCCCGCCCTCGCCGCCGGCGCGTCGCTCTCCGCGGGTGCCGACCTGGCGTTCGTCGCCTGTCCCGAGTCGGTGTTCGAACCGATCGCCGGCTACTCGGAGGACCTGATCGTGCAGCCCTACGGCGACGGCGGCGACACCGACGACGCGGCGGACCACCTCACGCCCGCGCAGGTCCCGGCGCTCGTCGATACTGCGGAGCGCCACGACGACACCGTCGTTCTCGGCCCGGGTCTCGGCCGCCATCCCGAGACGGAGGAAGCCGCCCGGCAGTTCCTCGCCGACTACTCAGGCACCGCGGTCGTCGACGCCGACGCGCTGGCGTTGGTGCCCGAGGTGGACACGGACGCCGAACTGCTGCTCACGCCGAACCGATCCGAACTGGCCGAACTCGGCGGTCCCGAGACGGACGACCTCGTTGCCGCGGCCGAGGAGATCCGCGACCTCGCCGCCGAACTGGGCCACACCGTCCTCGCGAAGGGGACGGTCGACGTGATCACCGACGGCGAGACGGTGCGGCGCTGCCGGGCCGGCACGCCGGGAATGACCGTCGGGGGCACCGGCGACACGCTCGCCGGCGTCGTCGCCGCGCTGCTGGCCCGCGCCGAGTCGTTCGAGGCGGCCTGCGTCGGCAGCTACGTCAACGGCCGCGCCGCCGAACTGCTCGACCGCGGGAAGGGCCTCCGCGCGACGGAACTCCAAGAGACCATCCCGGTGGCCCTCGAAGGGGACGACGATGCGTGA
- a CDS encoding thioredoxin family protein, translating into MSEAYEKPHRLDTGDELDALVAECDVLLVDFYTKGCTLCQSIEPIVGNVARATTATVAMLNPQTDLDLVDEYDIKGVPTLLLFEDGELVGRMASGFEGTEVVVTFVTENSSAERR; encoded by the coding sequence ATGAGCGAAGCGTACGAGAAGCCCCACCGACTCGACACCGGCGACGAACTGGACGCCCTCGTCGCCGAGTGTGACGTGCTCCTCGTGGATTTCTACACCAAGGGCTGCACGCTCTGTCAGTCTATCGAGCCGATCGTGGGCAACGTCGCCCGCGCGACGACGGCGACCGTGGCGATGCTGAACCCACAGACCGACCTCGACCTCGTCGACGAGTACGACATCAAAGGCGTACCGACGCTGCTGCTGTTCGAGGACGGCGAACTCGTCGGCCGGATGGCCAGCGGCTTCGAAGGGACCGAGGTGGTCGTGACGTTCGTCACCGAGAACAGTTCGGCCGAGCGGCGGTAG
- the hflX gene encoding GTPase HflX, whose product MPTDRAVVAKRVDEGEADLEEIAELARAAGYDVVGELTQRRTQDAAYHFGEGKVDELAALVRRTDADAVVVDNEMGPFQTYNIGQKLPEGVDVLDRFTLILEVFGQRAQTRKAQLQVELAELRYELPRAEAKASLAKRDERPGFMGLGEYDESREQDIKNRISRISEELDRIAEKEEKRRSQRRDQGFDLVALAGYTNAGKSTLLRRLASELDVDENEQRHPDLDTTAESEDKLFTTLGTTTRKADTGTREVLLTDTVGFVSDLPHWLVESFKSTLDSVYYADLVLLVVDASEPVEAMREKLVTSHDTLSDRNEAPIVTVFNKADKLNKPEIDRRKRALSALAPAPIVVSGKTGEGVDALRRRVERELPDWERERLLLPVTDEAMSVVSWIHDNGNVHEESYGDEQVTVEFEAPPAVVSKARSKAADVERPTVDADAGGA is encoded by the coding sequence ATCCCTACTGATCGCGCCGTCGTCGCCAAGCGCGTCGACGAAGGCGAGGCCGACCTCGAAGAGATCGCCGAACTGGCCCGCGCGGCGGGCTACGACGTCGTCGGTGAACTCACCCAGCGACGTACGCAGGACGCCGCCTACCACTTCGGCGAGGGGAAAGTCGACGAACTCGCGGCCCTCGTGCGTCGGACCGACGCCGACGCCGTCGTCGTCGACAACGAGATGGGCCCGTTCCAGACGTACAACATCGGCCAGAAACTGCCGGAGGGCGTCGACGTGCTCGACCGTTTCACCCTCATCCTCGAAGTGTTCGGCCAGCGCGCCCAGACACGGAAGGCCCAACTCCAGGTCGAACTCGCGGAACTGCGCTACGAACTCCCCCGGGCCGAGGCCAAAGCCAGCCTCGCGAAGCGCGACGAGCGGCCGGGGTTCATGGGGCTCGGGGAGTACGACGAGTCCCGCGAACAGGACATCAAGAACCGCATCTCGCGTATCTCGGAGGAACTGGACCGGATCGCCGAGAAGGAGGAGAAGCGCCGGTCCCAGCGCCGCGATCAGGGGTTCGACCTCGTCGCCCTGGCGGGGTACACCAACGCCGGGAAGTCGACGCTGCTCCGGCGCCTCGCCAGCGAACTCGATGTGGACGAGAACGAACAGCGTCACCCGGATTTGGACACGACCGCCGAGTCCGAGGACAAACTGTTCACCACGCTCGGGACCACGACCCGGAAAGCCGACACCGGCACCAGGGAGGTGCTGCTGACCGACACCGTCGGGTTCGTCTCGGACCTCCCCCACTGGCTCGTGGAGTCGTTCAAGTCGACGCTCGATTCGGTGTACTACGCCGACCTCGTGCTGCTGGTCGTCGACGCCTCCGAGCCCGTCGAGGCGATGCGCGAGAAGCTCGTCACCTCCCACGACACCCTCAGCGACCGCAACGAAGCGCCGATCGTGACGGTGTTCAACAAGGCAGACAAGCTGAACAAGCCCGAGATCGACCGCCGCAAGCGCGCGCTCTCGGCGCTGGCGCCCGCCCCCATCGTCGTCTCGGGGAAGACCGGCGAGGGCGTCGACGCGCTCCGGCGCCGGGTCGAACGAGAGCTTCCGGATTGGGAGCGCGAACGGCTGCTCCTCCCCGTGACCGACGAGGCGATGAGCGTCGTCTCGTGGATCCACGACAACGGGAACGTCCACGAGGAGAGCTACGGCGACGAACAGGTGACCGTGGAGTTCGAGGCGCCGCCGGCGGTGGTGTCGAAGGCCCGTTCGAAGGCCGCCGACGTGGAGCGCCCGACCGTCGACGCCGACGCCGGCGGGGCCTGA
- a CDS encoding ABC transporter permease yields the protein MSWAVVARKELRDVRGSRRTRWLLGAVALLFVVGGYLLPISGSPEPTSADYASFMVSVVALVVPLVGLLLGHRTIVGERASGRLTLLLSLPYDRLDVVVGKFLARTAALGAAIAVGVVAGAALVNYPFGSFEAGTVGAFLLGTLLYGAAFVGVGLAVSTATTSTAVASSAAFGVFVLFVAVWSQLRGVFLALLDYLGLADGTMPDWALFLYGAEPGMSYRRLVDGFFAGVETGPYLGPEAPWYLGEWVAAALLACWALGPVTLGYLRFRSTDL from the coding sequence GTGAGTTGGGCCGTCGTCGCCCGCAAGGAACTGCGGGACGTGCGAGGCTCGCGGCGCACACGCTGGCTGCTCGGCGCGGTCGCGTTGCTGTTCGTCGTGGGCGGGTACCTGCTCCCGATATCGGGGTCCCCCGAGCCGACGAGCGCCGACTACGCCTCGTTCATGGTGAGCGTCGTCGCGCTGGTGGTGCCGCTGGTCGGCCTGCTGCTCGGCCACCGAACCATCGTCGGCGAGCGCGCCTCGGGCCGGCTGACGCTGTTGCTCTCGCTGCCGTACGACCGGCTGGACGTGGTGGTGGGGAAGTTCCTCGCTCGCACGGCCGCGCTCGGCGCCGCCATCGCCGTCGGCGTCGTCGCCGGCGCCGCGCTGGTGAACTACCCGTTCGGGAGCTTCGAGGCGGGGACCGTCGGCGCGTTCCTGCTCGGGACGCTGCTGTACGGCGCCGCGTTCGTCGGCGTCGGCCTCGCGGTGTCGACGGCGACGACCTCGACGGCCGTCGCCAGCAGCGCCGCGTTCGGTGTCTTCGTCCTGTTCGTCGCGGTCTGGTCGCAGCTCCGCGGGGTGTTCCTGGCGCTGCTCGACTATCTCGGACTCGCCGACGGCACGATGCCCGACTGGGCGCTGTTCCTCTACGGCGCCGAGCCGGGGATGAGCTACCGCCGGCTCGTCGACGGCTTCTTCGCCGGCGTCGAGACGGGTCCGTACCTCGGTCCCGAGGCACCGTGGTACCTCGGGGAGTGGGTCGCCGCGGCCCTGCTGGCCTGCTGGGCGCTCGGCCCCGTGACGCTCGGCTACCTGCGGTTCCGGAGTACTGACCTATGA
- a CDS encoding DUF2270 domain-containing protein: MADGSPEDDDETGPAPHEIGAGLLDEEMGPSSAMAHLYRGEVHRMKFWRERLDRTTRWAVIVVAALITWAFASPNNPHYVLLVGVVTIGVFLTMEARRYRGYEIWRTRVRILQENVWSYGLDPSLGVDDPEWREKLGRDYRTPTVKISAEEAIAHRLRRIYLPLSGVVLGAWLLRVTAFTSEPLPASASIGMIPGVVVMGVVAVVYLGALFVACRPRTWHAKAELRAEELRERQG, encoded by the coding sequence ATGGCCGACGGCTCGCCCGAGGACGACGACGAGACGGGGCCCGCTCCCCACGAGATCGGAGCGGGGCTGTTGGACGAGGAGATGGGGCCCAGTTCCGCGATGGCCCACCTCTACCGCGGGGAGGTCCACCGGATGAAGTTCTGGCGCGAGCGGCTGGACCGGACCACCCGCTGGGCGGTCATCGTCGTCGCCGCCCTCATCACGTGGGCGTTCGCCAGCCCGAACAACCCCCACTACGTGCTGCTCGTGGGAGTGGTGACCATCGGGGTGTTCCTCACGATGGAGGCCCGTCGCTACCGCGGCTACGAGATCTGGCGGACCCGCGTGCGGATTCTCCAGGAGAACGTCTGGTCCTACGGGCTGGACCCGTCGCTGGGCGTCGACGACCCCGAGTGGCGCGAGAAGCTCGGGCGTGATTACCGGACGCCGACGGTGAAGATCAGCGCCGAGGAGGCCATCGCCCACCGACTCCGCCGGATCTACCTCCCGCTCTCGGGCGTGGTGCTCGGCGCGTGGCTGCTGCGCGTGACGGCGTTCACGAGCGAGCCACTCCCCGCGAGCGCGTCGATCGGGATGATCCCCGGCGTCGTCGTCATGGGCGTCGTCGCGGTGGTCTACCTCGGCGCACTGTTCGTCGCCTGTCGCCCCCGGACGTGGCACGCGAAAGCCGAACTCCGGGCCGAGGAACTGCGGGAGCGGCAGGGGTAG
- a CDS encoding ABC transporter permease, with amino-acid sequence MSWRAIARNDLRGALATRGVWTLTAGLLALFAGLGYAIPRLAGSPEVPFSAYLDLLVEIIVPLFPLIGLVLGSRAVVAGRASGTATLALSLPNSRRDLVIGKFVGRAAALAGAIAVAGALAGAYLVASYGDFAAGDFLLVLLATFGYTLAFLGLAVGLSTGVASPRRVIGAAFGAYVALAMLWTTLVDAVMLVAFRFRAPMETPTWVEFARFVEPGTSLRYLLATGMGVGTAPPDAVVGTEPFVSTAGALTAVIAWTAVPVLLGYARFERSEL; translated from the coding sequence ATGAGTTGGCGCGCTATCGCCCGGAACGACCTCCGCGGGGCGCTCGCCACCCGCGGGGTCTGGACGCTGACGGCCGGACTGCTCGCGCTGTTCGCGGGGCTGGGTTACGCCATTCCGCGACTCGCCGGCAGCCCCGAGGTGCCGTTCTCTGCGTACCTCGACCTGCTGGTCGAAATCATCGTCCCGCTGTTCCCGCTGATCGGCCTCGTACTCGGCTCCCGAGCGGTCGTCGCCGGCCGGGCGTCGGGGACGGCCACGCTGGCGCTCTCGCTGCCGAACTCCCGGCGTGACCTGGTGATCGGCAAGTTCGTCGGGCGCGCGGCGGCGCTCGCCGGCGCGATCGCTGTCGCGGGCGCCCTCGCCGGCGCCTACCTCGTCGCTAGCTACGGCGACTTCGCGGCCGGCGACTTCCTGCTCGTGCTGCTGGCGACGTTCGGCTACACGCTGGCGTTCCTGGGACTGGCAGTCGGCCTCTCGACGGGCGTCGCCAGCCCACGCCGGGTCATCGGCGCCGCCTTCGGCGCGTACGTGGCGTTGGCGATGCTCTGGACCACGCTGGTCGACGCCGTGATGCTCGTCGCCTTTCGGTTCCGGGCGCCGATGGAGACGCCCACGTGGGTGGAGTTCGCCCGCTTCGTCGAACCGGGGACGAGCCTGCGCTACCTGCTGGCGACCGGGATGGGGGTCGGGACGGCACCCCCCGACGCCGTCGTCGGTACCGAACCGTTCGTCTCGACGGCCGGCGCGCTGACGGCGGTGATCGCTTGGACGGCGGTGCCGGTGCTCCTGGGCTACGCTCGCTTCGAGCGCAGCGAACTCTGA
- a CDS encoding PQQ-binding-like beta-propeller repeat protein, protein MPDDIPIEWPLYGATPSRAGRGADTDGGPSGNEWRFEAGGPVFSSPAVADGTVYVGSYDTHLHAIDAEDGTERWRFGTGDWVNSSPAVAGNNVYVGSNDGSLYAVDSAEGTERWQVETGDPVYSSPAVRDGTVYVGSHDGCVYATPVSE, encoded by the coding sequence ATGCCCGACGATATCCCGATCGAGTGGCCGCTGTACGGTGCTACACCGTCCCGGGCCGGCCGCGGGGCCGACACCGACGGCGGCCCCTCGGGGAACGAGTGGCGCTTCGAGGCCGGCGGGCCGGTGTTTTCGTCGCCGGCAGTCGCCGATGGGACCGTCTACGTCGGCAGCTACGACACCCATCTGCACGCCATCGACGCCGAGGACGGCACCGAACGCTGGCGCTTCGGGACCGGCGACTGGGTGAACTCCTCGCCAGCCGTCGCCGGCAACAACGTCTACGTCGGGAGTAACGACGGCTCCCTGTACGCGGTGGACTCAGCGGAGGGAACCGAACGCTGGCAGGTGGAGACGGGCGACCCGGTTTACTCGTCGCCGGCGGTCCGCGACGGCACCGTCTACGTCGGGAGCCACGACGGTTGCGTCTACGCGACGCCCGTGTCGGAGTAG
- the moaC gene encoding cyclic pyranopterin monophosphate synthase MoaC has product MREDSDAAGDATGADSGDELTHTTDDGDVQMVDVGEKPDTGRRAVARGEIHLTESTIDAVRDDALGKGDVLATARIGAIQAVKHTWETIPMCHQIPITNVETEFAVEDGRIDLEVAVETTGKTGCEMEAIQGVTTGLGVVWDMVKAAEKEVVDESDEVEASGYPGTEISGVEVVSKEKREL; this is encoded by the coding sequence ATGCGTGAGGATTCAGACGCCGCCGGTGACGCTACCGGCGCCGATTCCGGCGACGAACTGACCCACACCACCGACGACGGCGACGTGCAGATGGTCGACGTGGGCGAGAAGCCCGACACCGGCCGGCGCGCGGTCGCTCGGGGGGAGATCCACCTGACCGAGTCGACGATCGACGCCGTCCGTGACGACGCACTCGGGAAGGGCGACGTGCTCGCGACCGCCCGGATCGGCGCGATTCAGGCCGTCAAACACACCTGGGAGACGATCCCGATGTGTCACCAGATCCCGATCACGAACGTCGAGACGGAGTTCGCCGTCGAGGACGGCCGGATCGACCTCGAAGTCGCCGTCGAGACGACGGGAAAGACCGGCTGCGAGATGGAGGCGATTCAGGGCGTGACGACCGGGCTCGGCGTCGTCTGGGACATGGTGAAAGCCGCCGAGAAGGAGGTCGTCGACGAGAGCGACGAGGTCGAAGCGAGCGGCTACCCCGGAACCGAGATTTCGGGCGTCGAGGTCGTGAGTAAGGAGAAGCGGGAGCTGTAG